A window of the Listeria swaminathanii genome harbors these coding sequences:
- a CDS encoding class I SAM-dependent methyltransferase, which produces MANEATQELFQVLDNTAIILQNELEISYLEAVYETGENLFQKEVLQKEELSSEKQLKLQESYESIELENFSNEEIRKGLQLALLKGMKHGIQVNHQMTPDSIGFIVAYLLEKVIQKKKNVSILDPACGTANLLTTVINQLELKGNVEVHASGVDVDDLLISLALVGADLQRQKMTLLHQDGLANLLVDPVDVVISDLPVGYYPDDENAKTFELCREEGHSFAHFLFIEQGMRYTKPGGYLFFLVPDAMFGTSDFAKVDKFIKKNGHIEGIIKLPETLFKTEQARKSILILQKADVNVKPPKEVLLANLSSLTDPSVTAPILAEIENWFKRKQ; this is translated from the coding sequence TTGGCAAATGAAGCAACGCAAGAATTATTTCAAGTGCTTGATAATACAGCTATTATCTTGCAAAATGAGCTTGAAATAAGCTATTTGGAAGCGGTTTATGAAACAGGAGAAAATCTGTTTCAAAAAGAAGTTTTACAAAAAGAAGAGTTGTCTTCTGAAAAACAATTGAAATTACAAGAGTCTTACGAAAGTATCGAACTCGAAAATTTCTCAAATGAAGAAATCCGCAAAGGTCTTCAATTAGCACTACTTAAAGGCATGAAACATGGTATTCAAGTCAATCACCAAATGACACCAGATTCGATTGGTTTTATTGTGGCATATTTACTTGAAAAAGTGATTCAAAAGAAGAAAAATGTTTCTATTTTGGATCCAGCCTGTGGAACTGCAAACCTTTTAACTACCGTGATTAATCAACTAGAATTAAAAGGCAATGTAGAAGTTCATGCGAGTGGTGTGGATGTAGATGATTTGCTTATTTCGCTTGCATTAGTAGGCGCGGATTTACAGCGACAAAAAATGACGTTACTTCATCAAGACGGACTAGCTAATTTATTAGTGGATCCAGTGGATGTCGTGATTAGTGATTTGCCAGTTGGTTACTATCCGGATGACGAAAATGCGAAAACATTTGAACTTTGCCGTGAAGAAGGGCATTCATTTGCACATTTCTTGTTTATCGAACAAGGAATGCGCTACACAAAGCCGGGAGGATATCTATTCTTCTTGGTACCTGACGCAATGTTTGGGACTAGTGACTTTGCTAAGGTGGACAAGTTTATCAAGAAAAACGGTCATATCGAGGGAATTATTAAATTGCCCGAAACACTGTTTAAGACTGAACAAGCACGAAAAAGCATCTTGATTTTACAAAAAGCGGATGTAAATGTAAAGCCGCCAAAAGAAGTTTTACTGGCCAATCTCTCTTCACTGACTGATCCGAGCGTAACCGCGCCGATTTTAGCTGAAATAGAGAACTGGTTCAAGAGGAAACAATAA
- the tpx gene encoding thiol peroxidase, translated as MTQVTFKHNPVTLVGTERKVGDKAPNFTVVNRDLEEVTLHDYDGKVRLISVVPSIDTSVCSTQTRKFNEEASNLDNTVVLTISVDLPFAQKKWCAAEGLPNAITLSDHRDLSFGEAYGVIMEELRLLARSVFVVNAAGEIVYAEVVPEGSDHPNYEAAIEAAKKA; from the coding sequence ATGACTCAAGTAACATTTAAACATAATCCAGTTACACTCGTAGGCACGGAAAGAAAAGTCGGCGATAAAGCGCCAAACTTCACAGTGGTTAACAGAGATTTAGAAGAAGTAACATTGCATGATTATGACGGGAAAGTGAGACTTATCAGCGTTGTTCCTTCCATTGATACAAGCGTTTGTTCCACACAAACACGTAAATTTAATGAAGAAGCAAGCAATTTAGATAACACAGTTGTCTTAACGATTTCTGTTGACTTACCATTTGCGCAAAAGAAATGGTGTGCAGCGGAAGGTTTACCGAATGCGATTACTTTATCTGATCACCGCGATCTTTCTTTTGGAGAAGCGTATGGTGTCATTATGGAAGAACTTCGCTTACTAGCGCGTTCCGTATTTGTTGTAAATGCAGCAGGGGAAATCGTCTATGCCGAAGTGGTACCAGAAGGCAGCGATCATCCAAATTACGAAGCCGCAATAGAAGCAGCAAAAAAAGCATAA
- a CDS encoding RDD family protein produces MANEQVAFENKRQVYHYEPPIPKEEAIPKQYFAGFWIRFLAYLVDLIAIAALKGILINPILRIAGIGMDNSFFTFYWIITTIIFLAYFVLSTKLFGQTLGKMLFGLRVVKLDGTKLTWLNVLFREGVMRFVLKIVWPLYVVCAFTPNKQGIADFFESTSVVHMGYLELDEKWANGAKK; encoded by the coding sequence ATGGCTAATGAGCAAGTTGCTTTTGAAAACAAACGCCAAGTCTATCATTATGAACCACCTATTCCGAAAGAAGAAGCGATTCCTAAGCAATATTTTGCGGGATTTTGGATCCGATTCTTAGCTTATTTAGTTGATTTAATTGCCATTGCAGCCTTAAAGGGAATTCTTATTAATCCGATTTTACGCATTGCTGGCATCGGGATGGACAATAGTTTCTTCACATTTTATTGGATCATAACAACTATCATTTTTCTAGCGTATTTTGTCTTATCAACGAAGCTTTTTGGACAAACACTTGGAAAAATGCTGTTTGGACTTCGTGTGGTCAAATTAGATGGTACGAAACTAACGTGGTTAAATGTGTTGTTTCGAGAAGGCGTAATGCGTTTTGTCTTAAAAATCGTTTGGCCTTTATACGTGGTTTGTGCGTTTACACCAAACAAACAAGGTATTGCTGATTTCTTTGAATCGACCTCTGTCGTCCACATGGGCTACTTAGAACTAGATGAAAAATGGGCAAATGGAGCAAAAAAATAG
- the sppA gene encoding signal peptide peptidase SppA has product MNAKRWIALGIVCALLIVSALAKFTSSQFASEEEGNLTFAESLFADTGELTETVIEEGGMDTIAVLSVDGTIQDTGDAGSLFSDTGYNHSLFMQELEQVRNDDLIQGVLLYVNSPGGGVMESAQIRDKILQIKKERNIPIYVSMGSMAASGGYYISAPADKIFASKETLTGSLGVIMQSYDYSELMKKLGVSDNTIKSGDYKDIMSPTRPMTDEEKKIMQSMIDDSYNEFVKVVAKGRDMPVEQVRKIADGRIYDGRQAKENGLIDEFGYQEDALEALKKDANLSDATVIEYSAPEDFSSLFSVAAQKFSGQNADISQLIKLTGTLKAPRMMYLYGE; this is encoded by the coding sequence ATGAACGCTAAAAGATGGATTGCACTAGGAATTGTTTGTGCACTTTTAATTGTAAGTGCATTAGCAAAGTTTACATCAAGTCAATTTGCTTCAGAGGAAGAGGGTAATCTAACATTTGCTGAAAGTTTATTCGCGGATACAGGTGAATTAACTGAAACGGTAATTGAAGAAGGTGGAATGGATACAATCGCAGTACTATCTGTAGACGGAACTATTCAAGATACAGGAGATGCTGGTTCTTTATTTAGCGATACAGGCTATAATCATTCACTTTTCATGCAAGAATTAGAACAAGTGAGAAATGATGACCTTATCCAAGGCGTACTGTTGTATGTTAATTCACCGGGTGGCGGCGTTATGGAATCCGCACAAATCCGGGATAAAATTTTACAAATTAAAAAAGAGCGAAATATTCCAATTTATGTTTCCATGGGGAGTATGGCGGCATCGGGTGGATATTATATCTCTGCACCAGCCGACAAGATTTTTGCAAGTAAAGAAACGCTGACTGGTTCGCTTGGTGTTATTATGCAAAGCTATGACTACAGTGAATTAATGAAAAAACTAGGGGTTTCTGATAACACAATTAAAAGCGGTGACTATAAAGATATTATGAGCCCGACAAGACCAATGACAGACGAAGAGAAGAAAATTATGCAGTCAATGATTGATGACTCTTACAATGAATTCGTTAAAGTTGTGGCAAAAGGCCGTGACATGCCGGTAGAACAAGTTCGTAAAATTGCAGATGGTCGGATTTACGATGGCCGCCAAGCAAAAGAAAATGGCTTGATTGATGAATTTGGTTACCAAGAAGATGCCTTAGAGGCGCTGAAAAAAGACGCAAACCTATCAGATGCAACCGTTATCGAATATAGTGCACCAGAAGACTTTAGCTCGCTATTCTCTGTAGCTGCACAAAAATTCTCTGGTCAAAATGCAGATATTTCCCAACTAATCAAATTAACCGGCACACTAAAAGCGCCAAGAATGATGTATTTATATGGAGAATAA
- a CDS encoding NAD kinase, whose translation MAKTIFYFSYRKTEELHAKAKELKKITTDYGYELTDDYQKANVIISIGGDGAFLKSVRETDFRQDCLYAGIALTEQLGQYCDFHINQLDEIIKAAIEDRWLVRRYPTIYGTVNNTKAFYVLNEFNIRSSIIRTLTMDLYINDSHFETFRGDGMVISTPTGSTAYNKSVNGSIVDPLLPSMQVSELASINNNKFRTLGSSFILSPKRKLRIEISSEEGNNEFPMIGMDSEALSIQHVHEVNLEVGDRFINIIKLPKNSFWDKVKRNFL comes from the coding sequence ATGGCAAAAACTATTTTTTATTTTTCCTATCGCAAAACAGAAGAATTACATGCAAAAGCAAAAGAATTGAAGAAAATTACGACTGATTATGGATATGAATTAACAGACGACTATCAAAAAGCGAACGTTATTATCAGTATTGGTGGCGACGGTGCTTTTCTTAAATCCGTAAGAGAAACCGACTTCCGTCAAGATTGTTTATATGCAGGAATTGCGCTAACAGAACAATTAGGTCAATACTGTGATTTCCATATTAATCAATTGGACGAAATCATCAAAGCAGCTATTGAAGATCGTTGGTTAGTACGTCGTTATCCAACTATTTATGGAACAGTAAATAATACCAAAGCATTTTATGTATTGAATGAATTTAACATTCGTTCTTCTATCATCAGAACGCTTACGATGGATCTTTATATTAATGATTCTCACTTCGAAACGTTCCGTGGCGATGGAATGGTTATCTCGACACCAACAGGAAGTACTGCTTATAATAAATCTGTCAATGGTTCAATCGTGGACCCACTTCTTCCATCTATGCAAGTAAGTGAACTGGCTTCTATTAACAATAACAAATTCCGTACGCTAGGTTCTTCTTTCATTCTTAGTCCAAAACGTAAACTACGTATTGAGATTTCGTCTGAAGAAGGAAATAATGAGTTCCCAATGATTGGAATGGACAGCGAAGCACTAAGCATTCAACACGTTCATGAAGTAAACTTAGAAGTAGGCGACCGTTTTATCAATATTATCAAACTGCCTAAAAATTCTTTCTGGGATAAAGTGAAACGTAATTTCTTATAA
- the argF gene encoding ornithine carbamoyltransferase: MTMYAKNNTTGKDMLSLLEWNKEELTDIIKLAVAMKTNPAHYSHILSGKILGMIFDKPSTRTRVSFEAGILQLGGQAIVMSSKELQIGRGEPIKDTAHVMSEYIDAIMIRTFSHEKVGELAYHAKIPIINGLTDLHHPCQALADLMTIYEWKDQLEGVKLAYIGDGNNVCHSLLLASAMVGVDIRLAMPKGYEVDASILATAEKLAEQSGATIFVTEDPKLAVTDADFIYTDVWTSMGQEDENAKRLADFGEKYQVNAELTSFAKPDYHFLHCLPAHREEEVTTEIIDGEHSVIYQQAGNRLHAQKALLAAILETK, from the coding sequence ATGACGATGTATGCGAAAAACAATACGACAGGCAAAGATATGCTGAGTTTGCTTGAATGGAATAAGGAAGAGCTGACCGATATTATTAAGCTAGCGGTAGCGATGAAAACAAATCCGGCGCATTATAGCCATATTTTAAGCGGGAAAATTTTAGGAATGATTTTTGATAAACCTTCTACTAGAACGCGGGTTTCTTTTGAAGCAGGAATTTTGCAGCTAGGTGGGCAAGCGATTGTAATGAGTTCGAAGGAATTACAAATCGGGCGTGGAGAGCCGATTAAAGATACGGCGCATGTGATGTCAGAATATATTGATGCGATTATGATCCGGACATTTAGCCATGAGAAAGTGGGAGAACTGGCGTATCATGCGAAAATCCCAATTATTAATGGTTTAACCGACTTGCATCATCCATGTCAGGCGCTGGCTGATTTAATGACTATTTATGAATGGAAAGACCAGCTGGAAGGTGTCAAACTAGCGTATATCGGTGATGGGAACAATGTTTGTCACTCGCTGCTTTTAGCCAGTGCTATGGTTGGTGTAGATATACGCCTAGCAATGCCAAAAGGGTATGAGGTCGACGCGTCGATTCTCGCTACTGCAGAAAAATTGGCGGAGCAAAGCGGTGCTACCATTTTTGTAACCGAAGATCCAAAGTTGGCGGTTACGGATGCAGACTTTATTTATACGGATGTTTGGACAAGTATGGGTCAAGAAGATGAAAATGCCAAACGTTTGGCTGATTTTGGTGAAAAATATCAAGTAAACGCAGAACTAACTAGTTTTGCCAAACCTGATTATCATTTCTTGCATTGTTTACCGGCGCACCGGGAAGAAGAAGTAACAACAGAAATTATTGATGGCGAGCACTCGGTCATTTATCAACAAGCGGGAAATAGACTTCATGCGCAAAAAGCTTTACTCGCTGCAATATTGGAGACAAAATAA
- a CDS encoding acetylornithine transaminase, translating to MKHVFPTYNRFPIDLVKGSGTIVTDANGQTYLDFTSGIAVCNLGHCPENVLEAIQLQLANIWHTSNLYECALQDNVAELITAGEEKLVFFCNSGTEANEAALKLARKHTGKEKIITFEKSFHGRTFGSMSASGQAKIHQDFGGLVPGFTYVPYNNIEAFRAEIDENTAAVMLEVIQGEGGVIPANAAWLLEVQMLCKKVGALLIIDEVQTGLGRTGALYGFEQIGLDPDIFTLAKGLGNGLPIGAMVGKSSLSSAFGPGSHGSTFGGNKIALAVAKEILLTMKQAGFLEEVNAKADYFRNLLEEHFETLDNVSAIRGAGFLVGIELESAAEPVVTELRERGLLILTAGPNVLRILPPLTVSYEEMDQAVTLLKSVLENQLIGSEEG from the coding sequence ATGAAACATGTTTTTCCCACGTACAATAGATTTCCTATTGATTTAGTCAAAGGCTCTGGCACCATTGTCACAGATGCAAATGGCCAAACTTACCTTGATTTCACTAGCGGCATCGCTGTTTGTAACTTAGGTCATTGCCCAGAAAATGTTTTAGAAGCGATTCAATTACAATTAGCGAATATTTGGCACACCTCGAATTTATACGAATGTGCTTTGCAAGATAACGTGGCAGAATTAATCACCGCGGGCGAAGAGAAGCTAGTTTTCTTTTGTAATAGTGGAACAGAGGCGAATGAAGCTGCTCTTAAATTAGCGAGAAAGCATACAGGGAAAGAAAAAATTATTACATTTGAAAAGTCTTTCCACGGGCGCACGTTTGGTTCAATGTCAGCCAGCGGTCAAGCAAAAATCCATCAAGATTTCGGAGGACTTGTTCCCGGATTTACATACGTTCCTTACAATAACATCGAAGCTTTCCGAGCTGAAATAGACGAAAATACAGCGGCTGTCATGCTAGAAGTTATTCAAGGTGAAGGTGGTGTCATTCCGGCAAATGCGGCATGGTTGCTAGAAGTTCAAATGCTCTGCAAAAAAGTGGGTGCACTATTAATTATCGATGAAGTTCAAACCGGGCTAGGTAGAACAGGCGCGCTCTATGGTTTTGAACAAATTGGCTTAGATCCAGACATCTTCACTTTAGCAAAAGGCCTAGGAAATGGCTTGCCGATTGGAGCGATGGTTGGGAAATCAAGTTTAAGTAGCGCTTTTGGGCCGGGGAGCCACGGATCTACTTTTGGTGGGAATAAAATAGCACTGGCTGTTGCAAAAGAAATATTGCTAACAATGAAGCAAGCGGGATTTTTAGAAGAAGTAAATGCCAAAGCAGACTATTTTAGAAACTTGCTAGAGGAGCATTTTGAGACGCTGGATAATGTGTCAGCAATACGTGGCGCGGGTTTTCTGGTGGGAATCGAACTTGAAAGCGCAGCAGAGCCAGTTGTCACAGAACTACGCGAGCGAGGATTGCTAATACTAACAGCTGGGCCAAACGTACTGCGAATTTTACCTCCTTTAACAGTCAGTTACGAGGAAATGGATCAAGCAGTGACTTTATTGAAAAGTGTTTTGGAAAACCAATTGATTGGGAGTGAAGAGGGATGA
- the argB gene encoding acetylglutamate kinase — translation MENTIVIKLGGVASDNLTEDFFQQITEWQAADKKIVLVHGGGHYITKMMEALDIPVETKKGLRITNKQALEVTKMVLIGQVQPAITTAFQKRAISVIGLNAGDTGLLEADRVSDKDLGFVGKITKVKTDLIEQLLGENIITVIAPLGINSEHDWLNVNADTAACEVASALNAEALYLLTDVPGVKNGSEIINEIASVEIDKLQTTGVIKGGMIPKLASAAFAAENGVGQVIITDSLQTTGTKIKSEVAIG, via the coding sequence ATGGAGAACACAATAGTCATAAAATTAGGCGGCGTCGCAAGTGACAATTTAACAGAAGATTTTTTTCAACAAATTACAGAGTGGCAAGCTGCGGATAAGAAAATCGTCCTCGTCCACGGTGGCGGGCATTATATAACAAAAATGATGGAAGCTCTCGATATCCCTGTAGAAACGAAAAAGGGTTTGCGCATAACGAATAAACAAGCCCTAGAAGTAACAAAGATGGTTTTGATTGGCCAAGTTCAGCCCGCTATTACAACCGCTTTTCAAAAGCGAGCTATTTCCGTCATCGGCTTAAATGCTGGCGACACAGGTTTACTAGAGGCGGACCGAGTGAGCGACAAGGACTTAGGATTTGTCGGTAAAATTACCAAAGTGAAAACAGACTTAATCGAACAACTGCTTGGGGAAAATATTATTACTGTCATCGCACCACTCGGAATAAATAGCGAGCATGATTGGCTAAACGTCAATGCTGATACAGCTGCCTGTGAAGTGGCCAGCGCATTAAACGCAGAAGCTCTCTATCTACTAACGGATGTCCCAGGTGTCAAAAACGGCTCAGAAATTATCAATGAAATAGCTTCAGTAGAAATAGACAAATTACAAACAACTGGTGTGATAAAAGGCGGAATGATTCCTAAATTAGCTAGTGCCGCTTTTGCCGCCGAAAATGGGGTTGGACAAGTAATCATCACAGACTCACTCCAAACAACAGGTACAAAAATAAAAAGCGAGGTGGCGATTGGATGA
- the argJ gene encoding bifunctional glutamate N-acetyltransferase/amino-acid acetyltransferase ArgJ translates to MKLIKGNIASPKGFYADGKHAGLKRKRNDIGWIYSEVPANSAAVYTMNQMQAAPIFVTKDSFQNSAELQAIIVNSGNANACTGNQGMLDALAMRAKTAENLAIPLDSVAVASTGIIGDMLPMDKIIAGIDMLEKQTGNAADFEEAILTTDTFQKQISFQTEIGGKVVTMSGVAKGSGMIHPNMATMLAFITTDAAIPAELLQKLLKIKVDKTFNQITVDGDTSTNDMVIVMANGCAQNPQLQEGTADFEKFADMFQAVTEHLAKSIARDGEGATKLIEVQVNGATKTEDARMIAKKIVSSSLVKTAAFGGDGNWGRIICAIGYSGGRFAPDNITIKIGGIEILNHSSQTIFNQQALDAYLEEEHIVIEVDLHIGLESGTAWGCDLSYEYVKINACYRT, encoded by the coding sequence ATGAAACTTATTAAAGGAAATATCGCCTCGCCAAAAGGTTTTTACGCGGATGGAAAGCATGCAGGGCTTAAAAGAAAACGAAATGATATTGGTTGGATTTATTCAGAAGTTCCAGCAAATTCTGCCGCTGTTTATACGATGAATCAAATGCAAGCCGCACCCATTTTTGTGACGAAAGATTCTTTTCAAAATAGCGCCGAGTTGCAAGCGATTATTGTGAATAGCGGGAATGCCAATGCTTGTACCGGAAATCAAGGGATGTTAGATGCACTTGCGATGCGGGCGAAAACAGCAGAAAACCTCGCAATTCCGCTTGATTCTGTCGCGGTTGCTTCAACTGGGATTATTGGCGATATGCTACCAATGGACAAAATAATCGCGGGAATCGATATGCTAGAAAAACAAACGGGAAATGCGGCTGATTTTGAAGAAGCGATTTTAACGACCGATACGTTTCAAAAACAAATTAGTTTTCAAACAGAAATTGGTGGCAAAGTAGTTACGATGTCGGGCGTTGCGAAAGGGTCGGGAATGATTCATCCAAACATGGCGACCATGCTCGCTTTTATTACGACCGATGCCGCTATTCCAGCTGAATTATTGCAAAAATTACTAAAAATAAAAGTAGATAAAACTTTCAATCAAATAACCGTGGATGGCGACACATCGACGAATGATATGGTGATAGTCATGGCGAATGGTTGTGCGCAAAATCCGCAACTTCAAGAAGGAACAGCCGACTTTGAAAAATTTGCAGATATGTTTCAAGCGGTCACAGAGCATTTGGCTAAAAGTATCGCGCGTGACGGGGAAGGCGCAACGAAACTAATCGAGGTCCAAGTGAACGGGGCTACTAAAACAGAAGATGCAAGAATGATTGCTAAGAAAATCGTATCTTCCAGTCTTGTGAAAACGGCGGCTTTTGGCGGAGATGGCAATTGGGGACGGATTATTTGCGCGATTGGTTACTCGGGTGGTCGTTTTGCGCCAGATAATATTACGATTAAAATTGGCGGCATTGAAATACTGAATCATAGTAGCCAAACCATTTTTAATCAACAAGCGCTGGATGCTTATCTAGAAGAAGAACATATTGTTATCGAAGTCGACCTTCATATCGGCCTTGAGTCAGGAACGGCATGGGGTTGCGATCTAAGTTACGAATACGTCAAAATCAACGCCTGTTACCGGACGTAA
- the argC gene encoding N-acetyl-gamma-glutamyl-phosphate reductase, with the protein MKVSIIGATGYGGLELIRLLHQHSSVDIVTLHSFSTQSAILANFYPHLKDLEASPLEKINPTEIIEKSETVFIATPSGIAKDIALPYVDAGMNVIDLSGDFRLKDNRLYEKWYGKSAAPKNYIDKAEYGLAEFRENKKTTFIANPGCYATATLLGLAPLVKNQLIDPTSIIVDAKSGISGAGKVPSASTHFTETNENMTLYKMNSHQHIPEIMQQLTKWDESIPAIQFSTSLIPITRGIFTTIYVKPKKPITQKDLHILYESTYENAPFVRIQAENIYPTVKQVTASNYCDIGLAYNEKTNVITIVSVIDNLVKGAAGQAIQNLNIMANFAESDGLGFIPVYP; encoded by the coding sequence ATGAAAGTTTCCATTATTGGAGCGACAGGGTACGGTGGACTGGAGTTAATTCGCTTACTCCACCAACATTCTTCTGTCGACATCGTAACGTTACATAGCTTTTCCACACAATCAGCCATACTCGCAAACTTTTATCCGCATTTAAAAGATTTAGAAGCTAGCCCCTTAGAGAAAATAAATCCAACAGAAATCATCGAAAAAAGTGAAACGGTTTTTATCGCTACACCCTCAGGAATCGCCAAAGATATTGCCTTGCCATATGTAGATGCAGGAATGAACGTGATTGATTTATCCGGAGATTTTCGATTGAAAGATAATAGGCTTTACGAAAAATGGTACGGCAAAAGCGCAGCGCCTAAGAATTATATAGATAAAGCAGAATATGGTTTAGCTGAATTTCGCGAAAATAAAAAAACGACATTTATTGCCAATCCAGGATGCTATGCAACAGCAACTTTGCTCGGATTAGCACCACTCGTGAAAAATCAGCTAATTGATCCAACATCAATTATTGTAGATGCGAAATCAGGTATTTCCGGAGCAGGGAAAGTGCCATCCGCAAGTACGCATTTCACAGAAACAAATGAAAACATGACACTTTACAAAATGAATTCTCATCAACATATTCCAGAAATTATGCAACAACTTACTAAATGGGATGAAAGTATCCCGGCAATCCAGTTTTCCACCTCGTTAATTCCCATCACAAGAGGAATCTTCACAACCATCTACGTTAAACCGAAAAAGCCAATCACCCAGAAAGATCTACATATACTTTACGAATCCACCTACGAAAATGCACCATTTGTCCGAATTCAAGCAGAAAATATTTACCCGACTGTCAAGCAAGTAACCGCATCGAATTACTGCGACATCGGACTTGCTTATAACGAAAAAACGAATGTAATTACGATTGTTTCTGTCATTGATAATTTAGTCAAAGGAGCGGCTGGTCAAGCCATTCAAAATTTAAATATCATGGCGAATTTTGCTGAAAGTGACGGATTAGGATTTATTCCAGTCTATCCGTGA
- the thiI gene encoding tRNA uracil 4-sulfurtransferase ThiI, translated as MEFDRMLIRYGELSTKGKNRKQFVTKLAQNVKRAMKDLPEVRIHGERDRMYIILNGADYQLAEERLKPIFGIQSFSPAVRVNLDLDEVKEAALALVQDAHEENGTFKVAARRSHREFPLDSNEINQEIGAYVLQNMEDLTVNVKNPDVKLTIDVRKEGVFLSCRTILGAAGLPVGSSGRAMLMLSGGIDSPVAGYLAQKRGVEIEAVHFHSPPYTSEQAKQKAIDLAAKLAKYSGQVQMHIVPFTEIQEVIKQQIPESVIMTVTRRMMLRITDELRRRRNGLAIVNGESLGQVASQTLESMLAINAVTATPIIRPVVSMDKNEIIQIAQKIDTYNLSVQPFEDCCTIFTPPSPKTKPKLDKIEHYESFTDFDALIAKALDNIETISVNIAETEQVKDEFADLF; from the coding sequence TTGGAATTTGATCGTATGTTAATTAGATACGGAGAGTTATCTACTAAAGGGAAAAACAGAAAACAATTTGTGACGAAACTGGCGCAAAATGTGAAACGCGCAATGAAAGATTTGCCAGAAGTACGCATTCACGGGGAACGCGACCGAATGTATATTATTTTAAATGGCGCAGATTATCAGCTTGCAGAAGAGCGGTTGAAACCGATTTTCGGGATTCAATCATTTAGTCCAGCCGTTCGTGTTAATTTAGATTTAGACGAAGTGAAAGAGGCGGCGCTTGCTTTAGTTCAAGATGCGCACGAGGAAAATGGAACTTTTAAAGTGGCGGCAAGACGTAGCCACCGCGAATTTCCGCTCGATTCTAATGAAATCAACCAAGAAATCGGTGCGTATGTATTACAAAATATGGAAGATTTAACGGTCAATGTTAAAAATCCGGATGTAAAACTAACGATTGATGTTCGTAAAGAAGGCGTATTTTTATCATGTCGGACGATTCTTGGTGCAGCTGGTCTTCCAGTTGGCTCATCAGGCCGTGCGATGTTAATGCTTTCTGGCGGAATTGACAGCCCAGTTGCTGGATATTTAGCGCAGAAACGTGGCGTCGAAATTGAAGCAGTTCATTTCCATAGTCCGCCATACACGAGCGAACAAGCCAAACAAAAAGCAATTGATTTAGCAGCAAAACTAGCTAAATATAGCGGACAAGTACAAATGCACATCGTTCCATTTACAGAAATTCAAGAAGTTATCAAGCAGCAAATTCCAGAAAGTGTTATCATGACTGTTACTCGCCGAATGATGCTTCGTATTACAGATGAACTTCGCCGGAGAAGAAATGGTTTAGCGATTGTTAATGGCGAAAGTTTAGGGCAAGTTGCCAGTCAAACATTGGAAAGTATGCTAGCGATTAATGCCGTAACAGCAACGCCGATCATTCGTCCAGTTGTTTCCATGGATAAAAATGAAATCATTCAAATCGCGCAAAAAATTGATACGTATAATTTATCAGTTCAACCATTTGAAGATTGCTGTACGATTTTTACACCACCATCACCAAAAACAAAACCAAAACTAGATAAAATCGAGCATTATGAAAGTTTCACCGATTTTGATGCGTTAATTGCAAAAGCTTTAGACAATATCGAAACGATTTCTGTTAATATTGCTGAAACTGAGCAAGTGAAAGATGAATTTGCTGATTTATTTTAA